Proteins from one bacterium genomic window:
- a CDS encoding ABC transporter ATP-binding protein codes for MLKVKDLKVKKGDFFLDIPEFEMETHEMVSILGPSGSGKTTFLEALMGFTKLQTGKIYLYGNDITKLPPWERDIAIVYQSPYLFPHLTVKENLLFGLKACEMFVNNLAERLKISDLLDRYPHQLSAGQRQRISIIRAIATRPLLLLMDEPFNFLDPTNKEDLRILIKEIREIFLLPIILVTHDLEEAIYYSDRIGILENGRLIGYSKPYELIKSPPNDFVASFLGKANFIPVKRKGERYFANGNEIFLPREVERESFVVMLRPQDIILSETEPAHSSARNHFKARVVEVVAGSKVNEVKLEVGNIQISAYVTDASKEELQLAPGKEVYAIFKATALHIFD; via the coding sequence ATGCTGAAAGTAAAGGATTTGAAGGTTAAAAAGGGGGACTTTTTCCTCGATATCCCCGAATTTGAAATGGAAACCCATGAAATGGTTAGCATTCTCGGACCTTCGGGGAGCGGGAAGACAACTTTTCTTGAGGCGTTAATGGGATTTACGAAACTTCAGACTGGAAAAATCTACCTCTATGGAAACGATATTACCAAGCTGCCACCTTGGGAAAGAGATATCGCCATCGTTTATCAATCCCCTTACCTTTTTCCACACCTCACTGTTAAGGAAAATCTTCTCTTTGGCTTAAAAGCCTGTGAAATGTTCGTAAACAATCTGGCGGAGCGTCTTAAGATTTCCGACCTCCTTGACCGCTATCCCCACCAGCTTTCTGCGGGGCAGAGGCAGAGAATTTCCATAATAAGGGCTATAGCCACAAGACCTCTTCTCCTTTTAATGGATGAACCTTTTAACTTCCTTGATCCGACAAACAAAGAAGATCTTCGAATTTTAATTAAAGAAATCAGGGAAATTTTCCTTTTACCCATCATTCTTGTCACCCATGACCTGGAGGAAGCAATCTATTATTCTGACCGTATCGGTATCCTTGAGAATGGAAGGCTGATAGGCTATTCAAAGCCTTACGAACTCATTAAATCTCCACCCAACGATTTCGTGGCGAGTTTTTTGGGGAAGGCAAATTTCATACCTGTGAAAAGAAAGGGCGAGAGGTACTTTGCTAATGGTAATGAGATTTTTCTTCCAAGGGAGGTGGAGAGGGAGAGCTTTGTGGTGATGTTGAGGCCCCAAGACATAATTTTAAGCGAAACCGAACCAGCCCATTCCAGTGCGAGAAACCACTTTAAGGCGAGGGTGGTGGAGGTTGTTGCAGGAAGTAAGGTAAATGAAGTAAAACTGGAGGTAGGAAACATTCAGATTTCTGCATATGTTACCGATGCTTCAAAAGAGGAACTTCAGCTCGCACCAGGAAAGGAAGTTTACGCGATTTTTAAAGCAACAGCCCTTCACATTTTTGACTAA
- a CDS encoding DUF2905 family protein, producing the protein MGKFLIQVGILFIILGLVLALVENLKFRIPGDIIIRKPNLTVFIPIGTSILLSILLTLLLNLFIGLKK; encoded by the coding sequence ATGGGAAAATTTCTAATTCAAGTAGGTATTCTTTTCATCATACTTGGCCTTGTTCTGGCTTTAGTTGAAAATCTAAAGTTTCGGATTCCCGGTGACATCATCATAAGGAAACCTAACCTCACCGTTTTCATCCCCATCGGAACCAGCATACTTTTGTCTATCCTTCTCACACTCCTTTTAAACCTTTTCATTGGTCTGAAAAAGTGA
- a CDS encoding molybdopterin molybdotransferase MoeA, protein MEFLKLARREEIYRKYFPIFKSLGTKQVSIFDSAGYFLAEDIIAPENVPYFPRSTVDGYAVRAEDTIGASAENPVLLKIKGEIPMAEKPEILIEPGTAVKIWTGGWLPEGANAVVMLENASLTGEFVEVYRPVGAGENVIKVGDDVKKGEVIILKGKRLRPQEVGILQTFGLLEVKVRRKPRVLLIPTGNELVEPWQEPKDGKIRETNSSTVIALIKEYCELVKRHPIIRDSKGELYEVLRRSMADYDLILISGGSSKGSGDFAVSAIEEFEGSEILYHGVYISPGKPTIFARVMEKPIIGLPGHPVSSFVSTYLFVIPFLKYLQGDKDFSPKPAGYLTAGRDIPSKAGREEWIRVRRDGDYLYPLFSESGILSSLVKSDGLVRIPEEMEGIHKDSKVEFYPL, encoded by the coding sequence ATGGAGTTCCTTAAGCTCGCAAGAAGAGAGGAAATTTACAGGAAATACTTTCCGATTTTTAAATCCCTTGGAACAAAACAGGTTTCCATCTTTGACTCTGCTGGATACTTTTTGGCTGAGGATATCATTGCACCTGAAAACGTTCCCTATTTCCCCAGAAGCACCGTCGATGGATACGCCGTAAGGGCTGAGGATACCATTGGCGCCTCCGCAGAAAATCCGGTTTTACTGAAAATCAAAGGTGAAATACCGATGGCAGAAAAACCTGAAATTCTAATCGAGCCAGGCACAGCAGTGAAGATATGGACGGGTGGATGGCTGCCGGAGGGCGCTAATGCGGTAGTGATGCTGGAAAATGCCTCGCTAACGGGAGAATTTGTAGAAGTTTACAGACCAGTGGGAGCCGGCGAGAATGTCATTAAGGTGGGTGATGATGTGAAAAAGGGTGAGGTTATTATCCTGAAAGGGAAGAGGCTAAGACCTCAGGAAGTAGGCATTTTACAAACCTTTGGACTTCTTGAAGTTAAAGTCCGTCGTAAACCCAGGGTACTTCTTATCCCCACAGGTAATGAACTGGTAGAACCGTGGCAGGAACCAAAGGATGGAAAGATAAGGGAGACCAATTCAAGCACGGTAATTGCATTAATAAAGGAGTATTGTGAATTAGTGAAAAGACACCCCATAATTAGAGATAGCAAAGGCGAACTCTATGAAGTTTTAAGAAGAAGCATGGCGGATTATGACTTAATTCTGATTTCTGGTGGGAGTTCTAAAGGAAGCGGTGATTTTGCGGTAAGTGCGATTGAAGAGTTTGAAGGTTCTGAAATCCTCTACCACGGAGTTTACATAAGCCCAGGTAAGCCTACTATTTTTGCAAGAGTTATGGAAAAACCCATAATCGGACTTCCTGGACACCCGGTATCTTCCTTTGTTTCAACCTATTTATTTGTCATTCCTTTCCTTAAGTATTTGCAAGGAGATAAGGATTTTTCCCCGAAGCCTGCGGGGTACCTGACCGCAGGGCGGGATATACCCTCAAAGGCCGGGAGGGAGGAGTGGATAAGGGTTAGAAGGGATGGTGATTACCTTTATCCCCTATTTTCTGAATCGGGCATCCTTTCAAGTCTTGTAAAATCCGATGGACTTGTGAGGATACCAGAGGAAATGGAAGGCATTCACAAAGATTCAAAAGTGGAGTTTTATCCGCTATGA
- the amrS gene encoding AmmeMemoRadiSam system radical SAM enzyme, with product MMREARFYTKLENNKVQCHLCRHNCIISEGRFGICGVRKNEKGTLYTLVYNYPVAINVDPIEKKPLYHFLPGSRALSIATVGCNFSCKFCQNYDIAQAPKYGEIFGEHVPRETVVALAEKYRCESISYTYTEPTIFYEYAYDIAVLAKSKGIKNTFVTNGYIEEDPLKEIAPFLDSANIDLKSFRKEFYAKIVGARLDQVLESIKLYFKMGIWIELTTLIIPGYNDSEEELRDIARFIKKELAQYVPWHVSRFYPHYKMSNVPPTPVKKVLRAREIGLKEGLLYVYAGNIPGDEGNDTYCPNCKRVVIRRKGFWVVENHARGGICEYCGSRVHGIF from the coding sequence ATGATGAGAGAGGCACGGTTTTACACCAAATTGGAAAATAACAAAGTTCAATGCCACCTTTGTAGGCACAATTGCATAATAAGTGAAGGGAGATTTGGTATTTGCGGGGTTAGAAAGAACGAGAAAGGCACTCTTTATACTCTCGTTTACAACTATCCCGTTGCCATCAACGTTGACCCTATTGAAAAAAAACCCCTTTATCACTTCTTGCCAGGCTCAAGGGCTCTCTCCATAGCCACAGTGGGTTGCAATTTCAGTTGTAAATTCTGCCAGAATTATGATATTGCTCAGGCACCTAAATATGGTGAAATCTTTGGTGAACATGTTCCACGAGAAACGGTGGTTGCGCTCGCTGAAAAATACAGATGCGAATCGATTTCTTATACCTATACAGAACCCACAATCTTTTACGAATATGCTTATGATATCGCGGTTCTTGCGAAGAGTAAGGGGATTAAGAATACCTTTGTTACTAACGGTTATATTGAGGAGGATCCTCTAAAAGAGATAGCACCCTTTTTGGATAGTGCGAATATCGATCTGAAGAGTTTTCGTAAAGAATTTTATGCGAAGATTGTGGGAGCCCGGCTTGATCAGGTTCTTGAAAGCATTAAACTTTACTTCAAAATGGGCATATGGATTGAGCTTACAACCCTTATCATCCCAGGTTATAACGATAGCGAAGAGGAACTCAGAGATATTGCGAGGTTTATTAAAAAGGAACTTGCACAATATGTCCCTTGGCACGTTTCTCGCTTTTACCCTCATTACAAAATGTCAAACGTTCCCCCTACGCCAGTGAAAAAGGTACTAAGAGCAAGGGAGATAGGCCTTAAAGAGGGCCTTCTTTACGTTTACGCCGGAAATATTCCCGGTGATGAAGGAAACGACACTTACTGTCCCAATTGTAAAAGGGTTGTGATACGGAGGAAAGGGTTCTGGGTTGTGGAGAATCACGCTCGGGGCGGGATCTGTGAATACTGTGGTTCAAGAGTTCATGGTATTTTTTAA
- a CDS encoding ABC transporter permease, translated as MKKGFDVFIGIFSLIGIVVFAIPGLFLLFSASPVSVFNALKDPEFLNSVKVSFLSATLSILLILVVGTPLAYLLSRRSFPLKGILENLLELPVAIPHSVAGIAILNFFGRATFMGKFLSFLGLEVYGTVTGIVVAMAFVSAPYFLGSLKEGLKQLPEEYEKISYSLGRGRFYTFFRVLLPMTRGHLFKGIILSWGRAVSEFGAVMVVAYFPMTSTVFVYERLESLGLKATLPYAVLLFLMTGALFLLLRVFWGRYAESKGFEG; from the coding sequence GTGAAAAAAGGGTTTGATGTTTTTATCGGAATATTTTCCCTCATAGGAATAGTTGTTTTTGCTATTCCTGGGCTTTTTCTACTTTTTTCGGCCAGCCCCGTTTCCGTTTTTAATGCTCTTAAAGATCCAGAGTTTTTAAATTCCGTAAAGGTTTCTTTTCTTTCTGCTACCCTTTCAATACTCTTGATCCTTGTTGTGGGCACTCCCCTTGCCTATCTTCTTTCGAGGAGAAGTTTTCCCCTAAAGGGAATCCTTGAAAATCTTTTAGAACTCCCCGTGGCGATCCCACATTCTGTTGCAGGTATTGCAATTCTAAACTTCTTTGGAAGAGCAACTTTTATGGGGAAATTTTTAAGTTTTTTGGGGCTTGAGGTTTACGGGACCGTTACCGGAATAGTTGTGGCGATGGCCTTTGTAAGCGCCCCTTATTTTTTAGGGAGTTTGAAAGAGGGATTGAAGCAGTTGCCGGAAGAGTATGAAAAGATTTCCTATTCTCTTGGGCGGGGAAGATTTTACACCTTTTTTAGAGTACTTTTGCCCATGACGAGGGGCCACCTTTTTAAGGGGATCATCCTCTCCTGGGGAAGGGCGGTGTCGGAATTTGGGGCGGTTATGGTGGTCGCTTATTTTCCTATGACCTCTACCGTTTTCGTTTACGAGAGACTGGAAAGCCTCGGGCTTAAGGCAACTTTGCCCTATGCGGTTTTGCTCTTTTTGATGACAGGCGCCTTATTTTTGCTTTTGAGGGTGTTTTGGGGAAGATATGCTGAAAGTAAAGGATTTGAAGGTTAA
- the moaC gene encoding cyclic pyranopterin monophosphate synthase MoaC → MREKGETMKMVNVSEKQETHRKARAMARLMVEKETIRLIKEGRIEKGDPVEASKLVGLSGTKFTAQILPFCHPIRVTSAKLETKLYEEGIIEIYSQVECVDRTGAEMEALMACGMAALNFYDMLKRYDRRMKITDLRLLEKEGGKSGHVKLDFEFKGKVVYLGKSDKKGLKDKVESIRLVENFGVEGDVHAGTQREVSIFPMEALSKVPKEKFTFPIDELTENITIIGIPEYILLPGKHLRIGEAELEILQIGKEEFVDEGKPYAVSRWGRFCRVIKGGNVKLYDDVLLTI, encoded by the coding sequence ATACGAGAAAAGGGGGAAACTATGAAGATGGTCAATGTTTCTGAAAAGCAGGAAACTCACAGAAAGGCCAGGGCAATGGCCAGGTTAATGGTAGAAAAAGAAACGATCAGGCTCATAAAAGAAGGTAGAATTGAAAAGGGTGACCCCGTTGAGGCTTCAAAACTTGTTGGACTTTCAGGAACAAAATTTACTGCACAAATCCTTCCTTTTTGTCATCCGATAAGAGTTACGTCTGCGAAGTTAGAGACCAAACTCTACGAAGAAGGTATTATTGAGATTTACTCCCAAGTAGAGTGCGTTGACAGAACAGGGGCCGAGATGGAGGCTCTGATGGCCTGCGGAATGGCAGCCCTTAACTTTTACGATATGCTTAAAAGGTATGACCGTAGGATGAAGATAACCGATTTAAGACTTTTAGAAAAAGAAGGTGGTAAATCGGGTCATGTAAAACTGGATTTTGAATTCAAAGGTAAGGTGGTTTACCTTGGTAAATCGGACAAAAAGGGATTAAAGGATAAAGTTGAAAGCATAAGACTCGTAGAAAATTTTGGGGTTGAGGGTGACGTTCACGCAGGAACACAAAGGGAGGTATCGATTTTTCCTATGGAAGCCCTATCCAAAGTCCCAAAGGAAAAATTCACCTTTCCTATTGACGAACTAACTGAGAATATCACCATTATCGGCATTCCTGAATATATTCTACTCCCCGGAAAGCACCTTCGCATTGGCGAAGCAGAGCTGGAAATTCTCCAAATTGGTAAGGAAGAATTTGTAGATGAGGGTAAGCCCTACGCAGTTTCAAGGTGGGGTAGATTTTGCAGAGTGATAAAGGGTGGCAATGTGAAACTCTACGATGATGTTCTTTTGACAATTTAA
- a CDS encoding LptF/LptG family permease: protein MKKIDSYLIKNLLLSFAGSVFALTLILLVNTVFQLMDLLIRKGVPFPTVVKLIAYTLPFIMNMTIPMSFLVAGLLTFGRSAGNNEILCLRSSGIDLKVVLNKLGLIMVIIAFLNLIFNLFILPETNYRMKKTLYEIRIKKPAIEIEPGYFNKIENYLIYAASKDEKTSILKDVKIQEIKRDGVRFISAKEGKIRSTTGGSLILELLNGEFLEVKGEKKEQLRRASFKKDVLVLKVEEGSFYRDVVYRSDREKNYFTLLKEIRDARKELVNYPKNDKISRNFVRRRINTILAEINTRFALSFASIVFVFLAFPIALRFKFSGYGSALGVSFFFFIIYYILLLAGQQTARRSLFNPYIALWTPNLIFGMFSFVLTKKELEK, encoded by the coding sequence GTGAAAAAGATTGACTCTTACCTCATAAAAAACTTGCTCCTTTCCTTCGCTGGTTCGGTCTTTGCTCTTACCCTAATACTTTTGGTAAACACCGTCTTCCAGCTTATGGACCTTCTCATTAGAAAAGGTGTTCCCTTCCCAACGGTAGTGAAACTAATTGCCTATACCCTGCCCTTCATTATGAATATGACAATACCCATGTCTTTCCTCGTTGCAGGCCTTCTAACTTTCGGTAGAAGTGCAGGGAACAATGAGATATTATGTCTTAGGAGTTCGGGGATAGATCTCAAAGTGGTGCTAAATAAATTGGGGCTCATTATGGTAATCATTGCTTTTTTAAATCTCATCTTCAATTTGTTTATCTTGCCTGAAACTAATTACCGCATGAAGAAGACACTATACGAGATAAGGATTAAAAAACCTGCAATAGAGATAGAACCTGGGTACTTCAACAAAATTGAAAATTATTTGATTTACGCGGCCTCAAAGGATGAAAAAACAAGTATATTGAAAGACGTAAAAATACAAGAAATTAAGAGGGATGGGGTTCGTTTTATTTCTGCCAAGGAAGGAAAGATTCGCTCAACCACGGGGGGAAGCCTGATTTTAGAACTCTTGAATGGAGAGTTTCTTGAGGTTAAGGGGGAAAAGAAGGAGCAACTAAGAAGGGCAAGCTTTAAGAAAGATGTACTGGTGTTGAAAGTTGAGGAGGGAAGCTTTTACAGAGACGTGGTTTACAGATCCGACAGGGAAAAGAATTACTTCACCCTCCTTAAAGAAATCCGCGACGCCAGGAAGGAGTTAGTAAACTACCCGAAAAACGACAAAATCTCTCGAAATTTTGTTAGAAGACGTATAAATACCATTTTGGCTGAAATAAATACAAGATTTGCCCTATCCTTTGCCTCCATCGTCTTTGTATTCCTTGCTTTCCCCATTGCTCTGAGGTTTAAATTCTCCGGGTATGGTTCAGCCCTTGGTGTCTCTTTCTTTTTCTTTATCATCTACTACATTCTTCTTTTGGCAGGTCAGCAGACTGCCCGTAGGAGCCTCTTCAATCCCTATATAGCCCTCTGGACTCCAAACCTGATCTTCGGGATGTTCTCATTTGTTTTAACTAAAAAAGAACTGGAAAAATGA